The DNA segment TCTTTCCATCTTGCCTCTGGCCATACTGATCATCAGAAGCGTCGGATTTTTCTTCATCCGCATTGAACCCCTGGGAGACATTATCTTGAAACATTGTCTGCTTCATTTCTGCGAGAGAAGGATAGTTAAATCTGTATCTGCTTGGCTTCCCAGTATTATCTGTAGTGGTGACCTTTTTGGTTTCTTCAACTCGTTTTTCTCCTGGTGGAGGGACATGCAGTTCCTTTTCTtctacttcttcttcttcctcctcctcctcctcctccaccacttcAATCTTTGCTTCCGACATCATTTTTTCCAACTCGTCGTCACATTCTTCGAATATTGTTGACAACCGTTTATAGGCAGATCTTATGTCCATTGGTTCATCAAATATGATAATGACTGGCTTTTTGTCTGTGGACACTACTGGATCTTGGAGGTCGGAATTGTGGGAAGGaattgtttttacattttctcgATCTACATTAACGGTTTGTACTTCTTCACCCTTTCGGTTTACGATATCTTGAACTTCGCCGGTCGATAGCACCTGAACTTCCGTATTTGTGATCATAAAAGCAATGTTATCTGCTGGAGACTTTGGCTCCGTCGGTGAGACCGTCGGAGACTCGAGGTCCTCAGACTGTTGGCTGATAGTCCTCCGTGTGCTCTTTTGTCTTAATACAACTGTCTGACCTAAATCTAAGTAGGGCATACCTTGTTCTTGGGTAGGAGAAATACCTATTGTGCTATTCTGACTCTCTGTACTAGAAACTTTGACAAATGTGGAACCCGCCTCTGAGATTTTGTGATTTGTTCCTCCATTAACAACTTCTGGGATTGTGGAGCTCAAGTGCTTTTGGTTTTCCGAGTTGTGGGGTCTATATACTTTCATATTGACCAATTCTTCACCTTTACTTTCCTTTTCGGATTCTTCCCTGACTTTAGAGCTAGGCTCATCCCTTCCTGTGAACAAACTGTAGGTAGACTGTTCATTCACTACAACCTTCTCCACCTGCCTAAACTGAACAGAATCAGGTACAGAACTTGGTATAGATTGAATTTTCCACTTGTCCTCTTTGCTTTCAACAAGTTTTGGGCTTTCGGGACTTACACTTTCTTTTGTAATAACGCATGACACCTATGGGAAAATATTAGAGGGGAAATCAACTTGTTAAACAGAATCTTTCCGTCACAGTAAATGAAATTTTTCTACGTCAAGTCAGAGTTTAGTAAGTTGGTTATTTCGCAGATAAAATGTTATTAATAGAAGTTATTAACAACACAATAACCACTGTTGCCAAAATGTTAAGTAAATTCTTTCTAAATTTCTTCTCATTTTTTCATCCCCTCGAATAACGGGGACAACAGGACATCAGGTTAGTCCACCAGACATATGGAAAGGGATATGCTCATAGTAAACGCCTGTAAATCTAAATACATTACTAGACATGAACAGACCCGAAGTTTTGTTTCTGGTTTGGGTGGATCCTGTGCAACccagacacccctggccaatcatatccTCGGATAGTTTGTAAGAGCGTCAATTTGCCAGAATTACGGTTGACTATTTggccgccaatctggcaatatgtctgggtcacacgGGATCTACCCAGAATGGAAACTTCAGGTTCCCCCAACAAGACGGAATATGGCAAAACCCTTTATGTAATTGGATGTGCCAGAGAAGGAGTTGACACATCCAAGGCTTACTTATGTTGATACAGAACGTACTCTTAGGGCAAGTTCAGACTTGGCAGATTTAttgcacacataaatacataaaatccaTGCACATGCTATAGAGAGAGTCCCATTTAGATCTGTGTAACATGCAAACTTCTGCCCTCGGTGAACACACGTACCGGTAGTCACCCAGATAATTCATCATATGAAGGGAACAGATTGGCCTCTAGTGACCCTATCAGAGAGTCAAATATAGCTTTTTAATAATCCTGTTGAGGCACAGGTTCCTCCATGTCAGGTAGACGTATGTGTACGTaaagtagcccccccccccccatacataaaCTTATTGAATTTGTACATGTGAAATCGGACCATAAGAACTATAGATCTGCAGGCGAGCAGGAAAGCGTGGTACAGAAGCATCCACTGGCATAAGGAAGGTTAGAAGTGGGTTAGATATATAAGGGACATCTAGTAGACTGTAGTGTTATTCTGTAACATGGGGTTAGTTAGTATAGGCCAGGCAGGTTATGGATGGGCCTAACACAAACAAATTACCTTCTTATCCTTTGGTAGAGCTAAACCTGAGGGTCTGAATTCTCTCTCTTGAACCTCTGTTTTAGGGGGCTCATATTGCACCTTTGAATTAATTTCGGCTATAGAACACTTCTGGAAAGCCTATAAGATGTAGAAGGTTACAGACAATGGCACCAATGTACAATAGAGCTAAGCCCATACTAAAATAAATCTCCTATATAATCGTATAGACAGAAAGTACATAAATTTTAAGTGGTTATGGTTATGGCTGACGCACATGAATGGGCAGGAGGGCTCATGTACAATGAATGTGTTGCCCAACCACAGCACTTCCTATAGGGTGGAGCTCTACTACAGGAAGAGGCGGGGATATCTGGGATATGGTGGCTTATTATACTTTCTTACTCATTGTTACTTCAGCCTAGACAATTCATGGTTAGCTTCTATATGTGTGTTTGCCTCTACTATTTATGAGAAATATGTTCTAAAAATTAGAATTTTGGCAGAAGGCagtataaaaataaacttttcttGGAAAATTATTTccaaaatattttgtaaaaaaatggaaacagaaaTATAGGTTTATGAAGGTCTAACTTTTTATCTGAATTCTTTTAAATCATTGCCGATTTTAGCAGCTTATTTTTTAGGAAGACTGGGTCACAACCACGCATTTCCACCAACCAGTCTTCTAAAGTCCTGGACTATATATTTAAAGAGTTACCTGAAGTTCAGCCATGATcctctctccttcttcttcctcctcatcctttaCTTGGGAAGTCTTGATGGGGCTCTCATTTTCtggcttttttgtttttggtggtggtggtggtggaggaacATCTTCTAAATCCTGTATTGATTTATAAAGAATATATGAAGAGGTTACGGGAATCCCCATGCAACCCTATGAAGAAGGTCTTAATTGAATGTACAATGTGAGGGGACAGTATAAACTTTTTCACCTTGCTATCTTTCCACTCTGATGTCCACAAACTGCTTAAACCACTTCCAAGGGGGTACATGCGACGAGGAGGGGGTGGTGGAGGAGACTTGGTTAACTTATCCGTTTCTTGCTCACTTTCTTGACCCACTTCTAGAACAAAAAGAAAGTTGTAAGCAATAACCATAGTCAACACTCATCTTACACAACTTTCAGGCTGTGACGTGACCAGAGAAGTAAGGGCTTGTTGAGATGCCCACAGTCTCCACCTCAAAtctacaaatacaggcggtcccctacttaaggacacccgacttacagacaacccatagttacagacagaccactctgacctctggtgaagctttctgaatgctttactatagtcccagactgcaatgatcagctgtaaggtgtctgtaatgaagctttattgatgatccttggtcccattacagcaaaaaatgtttaaactccaattgtcactggggccaaaaattttttttgtctggatctacaattataaaatatacagtttcatcttacatacaaattcaacttaagaacaaacctctggaccctatcttgtacgtaacccggggactgcctgtatatgaatgtTCTAAAATGTTGGCAAATTACTTTTTCAAATTAGGTTTTCAAGGATAAAAGGTCGTCCTCATACACTTATTCATCACTACATATAATCAATCTACATCTAGTTCAAATATTAGTCTAAAACACCTAATAAGATGGTTTATATCATGCTTCATACCGTTGACCTCTAGCTTCTCTATGCTTTCTATTTTTGAAGTGTGAGACGGCATTTCTAGACTGGGGATGGACTTCATGATACTGGCTTGTGCTTCTTCCAACATCTTCTCAAATTCTTTTCCATTGTAGTGATCCAGATTCTgtcttttttcttcaaatttcctCTCTGCTTCCTAGAATTCGAAACAAATCGTCAATACACAATGGCTAAATCTAGAATGGGATTGGGTGCAAAGAATTAATAATGGGTCAAGACTtaattcaataaaattttgtgagGAGCTAACAATACCCTTGACTTCATCCAAGTCGCACCTATAGAAACGTAGAATATCACAAGaaccattttgttttaacaaCTGGTCATCCCATGTCCCAAATTTCAGAATAGGTTAAGCTACGGGGAGAATTAGAGAATGCCAAACTGGATACATGATCTTCTGGAGATAATCCTTCAAGACTAGAGCATACACAATGATTAATAAACCACTGATGTTCCGTGATCCGAAGAGGCAACAGATGGGCCAAAACAGATCCTTTAACCCTCCTACACTCCCAGAAGCCAATTCAGTTCAGCAGCCAAAGACTGAAGCACTTTTGCCCCCAAGGAATTTCCCAGGATTCCTGGAGAACCTCTTCAAGTTATCCAAAGTTAACTGACTTGTTGGGGTTCCTCTTACGCTCTACACCCAGGCCACAAGTTCTGATTGCCCCCTGCCCCAGCTACACATCTAGTGGAAGGTTTCATGTACCTCTATAGATACTGCTCGATTCCTGTAGCCTGCATGCTGGATTTCTTCAATAAACAGGGCAGAGGATCCATTAAGTTGATTCGGTTGGGTTGTTGGGGTTTGCTCCGATGTAGCCGATGCGCTCGTGGACTGGTGACTTACTAATGAATCCGATAAATGACTGCTCTGGTTACTGGAGCTAAATGTATGGTTAACCAGAGCTGAAGAGTGTTGGGACTGCTGCATGAGTACGGGCGAACTCTGTACGTGGTGAACTTTAACCCCAGCGGACAGTGGTACCACCTCGGACTTCACAGAGGCAGTCTGATTATCTGTTGGGTTTCCTGGTTCTGTCTGGTTTTGGTTGAGGTAGACTTGACTTCTATCCTCTTTATTCTGGATGATTTCTGTTTCGATAACTTTTTCGGTGACGGCGTATTGGTTGTTTTGATTGTAGTCAACAGTCTTAGATGATCCATCGGAAACATGTCTACGGTGAGAAAATAAAGTTAACGTTATTTGAACATGAACTTTATTGAGAATGACCATAATATCTTGTTGAAACTTTTTACAACTGGGTATTCATGTGACCTTGTACTTTTGGATGTCACTTGCAGTTCCAGTTTCCACCTCGTTCATACTAGCACATGCTATCGTAGATAACAGCCAACTAGATTCGGCATTAATCCCAATTGTCCCAGAAAATACTCAATTTTATTTGActattcatctctattcttaGATTATTCCTCTCTTAGGGTCTACTGACATGAAACTAAATACAGCATTAGGACACGGGATCCCCCGTTCTCGTAACTAGTGTTGTTGCAGTGTTTGGACTCCTCAAAACTTGGTACGACTTCGTTCATTACAAAATACTTTTCGATCCTTGTGTTTAGACCTGAACATAGGAAAGCATGGACACAATGGACATCACCTTCTTAAGGCAGACAGGGCATCAGTCATGTTTCGGATCCTCTTCAGTAGGCTGTCCAGTTTATGAGGCTCTTCCTTCAGAAACCTTACTGCTTCCACCTCCACCCGTAAGACAGCTCGCATTTTATTTTGTAGGTATGGAAATTCTCCTAGAAATACAAGGCAGGTGTTACACACCTCTAAGGCAATAAGCTATTATTTTTAGCATACATTTGGACCATGACTTTAAagaaacactccagtcacagccgatTCAGTAAATTCTTCCTTCTGTTGGATCTGAAAGGAGGAGCATGACTAAATCAATTAGCATtgaatggagtgttcctttaaatctgAACAAGTGAAGTTCTTCAATTCCTACCTTTCAGATTAGACACGGCTTCTCCAATCTGGCGCAGGACAAAAGCTCTATCTTCCACGTCCTTCAGAGTAACTACTCGGGTAGCATTCGAGTCCTTCCTCATGTCTTCTACAAAACTTTCCAAGTCACTAGTACAAAAGCAAACGAAACTCATAAGACGTGACCCACATGTCAATGTAATACATACATCCCAACTATCCGGACCTTGTTGGAACAATTGCATAttttcagacacattgggggtcatttactatcgCGTTTTTCccacgtgtttcccgaatattaccgtttttccctgaattgccctgggtttttggcgcacgcgatcggattgtggcacatcggtcctggcatgcacgcgacggatatcggggggcgtggccgtaagaaaacccgacggattcggaaaaaccgctgcatttaacaacaaaaaaaaaaaagtgtcgcttgacactcgcttacctgcacccagcgtagggcgGTGAATTTCAGTTCACTCTGACGGAATtctgcacagcagcgacacctggtggacatcgggcgcactaccttagtgaatcgccggaagacccgaatcctccacagagaacgcgccgctggatcgcgaatggacgaataagtaaatctgccccattgtttgctAATTCAGGGATGAACCAATCTGAAAATGTAGTCGGGCATGTGAAGCTCCGCCCGAAAGTGGGTGTACTACATGGTTAAGAGGTGGAGTAAAGTAGATGATGGGTGGTCTTGGGGGCGTGggccttttattttttaattttattttaccaGCTTTGTTTTCCTAATCCTATAAACCTTTTAACACATATTAAGCATAATTTTTCCCCACCTGTCCATGGGCTTGTCTGGTACGAGAACATGGCTACTTTCACATTAATACAGTAATAGCTTCAATACCAAGCACAACCCATCGACGGGTGAAAAAAGCCTTGATTCTAATATTTCTGCACAGCTTTGAAATTCCTATACATGAATGTGCTGTAAATAATATCTGCCCCCTTCCCATGATCAGTGCAGCGTTACATATATGTTTCTGTAACATTATCACTCTAATAAGCCGTAGACCGTAGGTCTAGTCCTCGGTAAGTCATTGGAAGCCTCCGCTCCTCCCCA comes from the Engystomops pustulosus chromosome 5, aEngPut4.maternal, whole genome shotgun sequence genome and includes:
- the KIAA1217 gene encoding sickle tail protein homolog isoform X11 translates to MQRDITYNVREGPVVHRPGSATYPSHGGPISPPPTPVPHSMPPSPSRIPYGGGRPPVGQSNPTMPRERLSSLPVSRSISPSPSAILERRDVKPDEDMGNKNVQLMRNDSMYTDPYMYHEGRMSIASSHGGHPLDMPDHLIAFHRGSMRSSSTYSNASMQVEMMEQSVYRQKNRKHSESHLPTLGSKTPPASPHRVTDIRMMETHGHNAHGPPLGMHSERSSPIRQSFKKDQGPGVFVEAKVRNTGGILGMADIVPSPTEKQMYAGYGAPKDNYTRERMHAMEKQIASLTGLVQNALFKGPSPSSNKDAPGEKVLRSASNTPPVTDSPGHSVSSGKNSLTIIESTAVISHAPPSGSTDMQVSLHDMRRNVAELRLQLQKMRQLQLQNQEMVRAMMKKAELEISSKVTEMVKNLEDPVQRQRVLVEQERQKYLQDEEQIILKLSDLESFVEDMRKDSNATRVVTLKDVEDRAFVLRQIGEAVSNLKGEFPYLQNKMRAVLRVEVEAVRFLKEEPHKLDSLLKRIRNMTDALSALRRHVSDGSSKTVDYNQNNQYAVTEKVIETEIIQNKEDRSQVYLNQNQTEPGNPTDNQTASVKSEVVPLSAGVKVHHVQSSPVLMQQSQHSSALVNHTFSSSNQSSHLSDSLVSHQSTSASATSEQTPTTQPNQLNGSSALFIEEIQHAGYRNRAVSIEEAERKFEEKRQNLDHYNGKEFEKMLEEAQASIMKSIPSLEMPSHTSKIESIEKLEVNEVGQESEQETDKLTKSPPPPPPRRMYPLGSGLSSLWTSEWKDSKDLEDVPPPPPPPKTKKPENESPIKTSQVKDEEEEEGERIMAELQAFQKCSIAEINSKVQYEPPKTEVQEREFRPSGLALPKDKKVSCVITKESVSPESPKLVESKEDKWKIQSIPSSVPDSVQFRQVEKVVVNEQSTYSLFTGRDEPSSKVREESEKESKGEELVNMKVYRPHNSENQKHLSSTIPEVVNGGTNHKISEAGSTFVKVSSTESQNSTIGISPTQEQGMPYLDLGQTVVLRQKSTRRTISQQSEDLESPTVSPTEPKSPADNIAFMITNTEVQVLSTGEVQDIVNRKGEEVQTVNVDRENVKTIPSHNSDLQDPVVSTDKKPVIIIFDEPMDIRSAYKRLSTIFEECDDELEKMMSEAKIEVVEEEEEEEEEEVEEKELHVPPPGEKRVEETKKVTTTDNTGKPSRYRFNYPSLAEMKQTMFQDNVSQGFNADEEKSDASDDQYGQRQDGKKKFKFKFPKKQLAALTQAIRTGTKTGKKTLQVVVYEDEEEPDGTVKQHKEAKRFEIERSKSSEDNVQPEAEELESVSRTDEIRQNTYKTLDSLEQTIKQLESTISGMTPRPASDLVELRDDDKSLTITPMVAKSLLDDTKPVVESPSSIPTTARKGSNGAPQTSRMPIPMSSKTRQGSLEKTSKQPKLQEPQRQFRQANGGTKKAGGDIKAASPTLSASKIPALSPNTGKSSSVSAQCNDTSNPPSVHVKSHVPVTNSNSHSGRNVNPSLVRPVHNGTSKLQSPSYSGKGHHLSFSLQNANGRPSPPTSSSSSSSSATSPSTSVSPTSLTQGMKSIRTIHTPSFTSYKSQNGNATKVAIQKDSS